A window of the Henckelia pumila isolate YLH828 chromosome 3, ASM3356847v2, whole genome shotgun sequence genome harbors these coding sequences:
- the LOC140887629 gene encoding glycine-rich domain-containing protein 1-like → MDVEQELEWKAAQSTAISVQLVPAAKRHLKFLATVDRNRWLYQSPGLERAIYRYNACWLPLLAKHLESPFFEGPLVVPFDCEWIWHCHRLNPVRYKSDCEEFYGRILDNENIVSSLEVTSGSETEKVWKMLYSAEPFQMDSSSALQDNAYAKKGDEKCTKYDLICAVQRQSPFCYQVSRAHMNDNRYLEGAVARYKGFLHLIKRNAEKSVKSFSVPTYDIDLIWHTHQLHPASYCKDLLEIMGKVLNHDDTDSDRTKGEKLDVGFSATTKTFEEMYGSRYSRAGAMYRGSTPSPVRTMPYPISTTKKVAAASENQKIDIPKIKDLEVMLEFVNVRNLPEEQKGSLLVSFSKTQPDAIFNAKRSLTIFSESGVKQVATFHCEPTGHLIFELMSCFPPSLPLPKSSKSLGVASVSLEDFLSPDSSLIFEKWLELVPNTNTMESKPIGLRVAISVTVPNPLPYVLHIVNSQPFSKASCSFPVLTIIFAKSRTHVFDAAGDLVMSLQMRSSKKLMGNKKFKRKQVIGTTAAGETRTLAKFVDSEWSMVNSPWFLQLPSSNDDDGHILQLSGPHIVRLFPGSRLDYESKCCEKHKCGREIERHLVTAVEFSADDPYGRAVALLDLKSGIVKVKEEWFLLPCLILALILGKEGYHSPASGGKTAKEKGLPNEEVARK, encoded by the exons GTACAATGCTTGTTGGCTTCCCTTACTCGCAAAACATTTGGAATCCCCATTTTTCGAAGGGCCGTTGGTGGTCCCTTTTGATTGTGAATGGATTTGGCATTGTCACAGACTCAATCCA GTTAGGTATAAATCTGACTGTGAGGAGTTCTATGGGAGAATTCTCGACAATGAAAACATTGTTTCTTCTTTAGAAGTAACATCAGGCAGCGAAACTGAGAAGGTTTGGAAAATGCTGTACTCAGCTGAGCCCTTTCAAATGGATTCAAGCAGTGCTCTTCAAGATAATGCCTATGCTAAAAAAGGAGATGAAAAATGCACAAAGTACGACTTGATCTGTGCTGTTCAGAGACAAAGTCCATTCTGTTACCAG GTTTCCAGGGCCCATATGAATGACAATAGATATCTTGAGGGAGCTGTGGCCAGATACAAAGGATTTCTGCATCTAATTAAGAGAaacgcagagaaatctgtgaaGAGCTTCTCTGTTCCAACTTATGACATTGACCTCATCTGGCACACGCACCAGCTACATCCAGCATCTTATTGCAAAGATCTTTTAGAAATAATGGGCAAGGTTTTAAACCATGATGACACTGATTCAGACAGAACCAAGGGTGAGAAACTGGATGTCGGGTTTTCCGCGACCACCAAAACGTTTGAGGAGATGTATGGTTCTAGGTATTCGAGAGCAGGAGCAATGTACCGGGGTAGCACCCCTTCACCTGTGAGAACTATGCCTTACCCCATCAGCACGACCAAGAAGGTGGCTGCTGCCAGCGAGAATCAGAAAATAGACATTCCAAAGATCAAAGACCTGGAG GTCATGTTGGAGTTTGTGAATGTGAGAAATCTGCCAGAAGAGCAAAAGGGAAGTCTCTTGGTGTCCTTCAGTAAAACACAACCTGATGCAATCTTTAATGCAAAGAGAAGCCTTACAATTTTTTCTGAATCTGGGGTAAAACAGGTGGCTACCTTCCATTGTGAACCTACTGGACACCTGATATTTGAACTTATGTCCTGTTTTCCTCCCAGTTTACCGTTACCTAAATCATCCAAATCTCTGGGTGTTGCTTCAGTATCTCTGGAAGATTTTTTGTCCCCAGATTCCAGTCTCATATTTGAGAAATGGCTGGAGTTAGTGCCAAATACAAACACCATGGAATCCAAACCAATCGGCTTACGAGTGGCAATCTCGGTTACAGTACCTAACCCACTGCCATATGTACTTCATATTGTTAATTCTCAGCCCTTCTCAAAAGCTTCCTGTTCGTTCCCTGTACTTACTATTATATTCGCTAAAAGTAGGACACATGTATTCGATGCTGCTGGAGATTTGGTCATGAGCCTACAAATGAG AAGTTCGAAAAAGTTGATGGGAAACAAAAAATTCAAGAGAAAACAGGTGATTGGAACCACGGCTGCAGGAGAAACACGTACACTGGCTAAGTTTGTGGATTCAGAGTGGTCTATGGTGAATTCTCCGTGGTTCCTTCAGCTTCCAAGTTCTAATGATGATGATGGTCACATCTTGCAGCTGTCTGGCCCTCATATA GTACGGCTTTTCCCCGGCAGTAGGCTGGATTACGAATCAAAATGTTGCGAGAAACATAAATGTGGGCGTGAAATCGAACGTCACCTAGTTACGGCAGTTGAATTCTCTGCAGACGACCCCTATGGCAGGGCAGTGGCATTACTGGACTTGAAATCTGGCATTGTCAAG GTCAAAGAAGAATGGTTCCTTTTGCCGTGCCTTATTCTCGCCTTGATACTTGGGAAGGAAGGTTATCACAGTCCGGCATCGGGTGGGAAAACCGCGAAGGAGAAAGGACTCCCAAACGAAGAAGTTGCTAGGAAATGA